In Bacteriovorax stolpii, a single genomic region encodes these proteins:
- a CDS encoding 7-carboxy-7-deazaguanine synthase QueE: MNGNHLINSIYRATEGEGVFLGRPQIFVRYQGCTVGCLNCDSKDTWDFDKEAGIDLEEILARVHAEGFNGTIKNVSITGGDPLHPSHVPHVLALVKALKERKYYVNIEAAGTRVVDEIFDLVDYISFDYKTPSTGVKTPLKNIQKMNAQYGAKFQLKSVIADRVDFESTLDAFKSLATTESSLSFPWVLTPCYNLGEKFPMERFQNVLSWNEENGGFFRVIGQQHKWVFGPDQKLV; encoded by the coding sequence ATGAATGGAAATCACCTCATAAATTCTATTTACCGCGCTACCGAAGGAGAAGGAGTCTTTTTAGGACGCCCGCAAATCTTCGTTCGCTATCAGGGCTGTACGGTAGGGTGTTTGAACTGTGATTCAAAGGACACATGGGACTTCGATAAAGAAGCGGGAATCGACCTGGAAGAGATTCTAGCAAGAGTTCACGCTGAAGGCTTTAACGGGACGATTAAAAACGTTTCGATCACGGGGGGAGATCCACTTCACCCGAGTCATGTGCCTCATGTTTTAGCATTAGTTAAAGCGCTTAAAGAAAGAAAGTATTACGTGAATATTGAAGCGGCCGGAACACGTGTAGTTGATGAGATTTTTGACTTAGTTGACTATATCAGTTTTGACTATAAAACGCCTTCAACAGGGGTAAAAACTCCCCTTAAGAACATTCAAAAAATGAACGCTCAGTACGGAGCGAAGTTTCAGTTAAAATCAGTTATCGCTGATAGAGTGGATTTTGAATCGACTCTCGATGCCTTCAAATCTTTGGCAACAACAGAAAGCTCTCTTTCTTTTCCATGGGTTCTGACTCCTTGTTATAACCTGGGAGAGAAATTCCCAATGGAGCGCTTCCAAAATGTCTTAAGCTGGAATGAAGAAAACGGCGGATTTTTCCGCGTGATCGGTCAACAGCACAAATGGGTCTTTGGGCCAGATCAAAAATTAGTGTAA
- a CDS encoding C1 family peptidase, which yields MANLRETTRVLVYILCAFIVVLSEARADVCDDAVLEFQVASEAYTSKRLMAYDDVRAFSGIYSQFKSQIAGQECSANAILETNDIRQSVKEKRIETIQKYMKLGIKEESGKDLSSEYDFLTGKSKKYKYDFEDVFNQPAGKVVVNNKVYEDIVVPPKKNETVVKPVISGGKCADKINQNEAVNLDNVRNQDTVGWCYAYTAADLLSYRLKKRISAVSLYNSGQEIEQDIKTRESAKGGDIKRSIDNYLAKKNGLCLEDDLPSNDFKFCTDSNYSDFLNNLLSSAREKRIEQDLTSNCFGSDIKSAFPGVDVNFIRNHTNRFGAKKLVEALYDNQCKELSFKGYRAEVVSQYTSRYSADVLMKTIDDQISKGEIIGVGYDYNKVNGENGAGDHGSIVVGRRTNPETGACEYLLRNSWGKNCDQNEGEGLSCHKNCDSEGCRYSGHFWVSDSKLKQSILGVTYLK from the coding sequence ATGGCAAACCTAAGAGAGACCACGAGGGTCTTAGTCTATATTCTTTGCGCTTTCATCGTCGTCCTCTCAGAGGCTCGTGCCGATGTTTGTGACGATGCCGTTTTAGAATTTCAAGTCGCTTCAGAAGCTTATACCAGCAAACGTTTAATGGCCTACGATGATGTGAGGGCCTTCTCAGGAATCTATTCTCAGTTTAAATCGCAAATTGCCGGACAAGAGTGTTCTGCAAATGCCATTCTTGAAACAAATGATATTCGACAAAGTGTTAAAGAAAAGCGCATTGAGACTATTCAGAAGTACATGAAGCTTGGGATAAAAGAAGAAAGTGGAAAGGACCTTTCGAGCGAGTACGATTTTCTCACAGGAAAAAGTAAAAAATACAAATATGACTTTGAAGATGTCTTCAACCAGCCTGCTGGTAAAGTCGTTGTCAATAACAAAGTCTACGAAGACATTGTCGTTCCTCCGAAAAAAAATGAAACAGTGGTAAAGCCAGTTATTAGCGGCGGAAAGTGTGCAGATAAAATTAATCAAAATGAAGCTGTGAACTTAGACAATGTTAGGAATCAGGACACAGTCGGGTGGTGTTACGCCTACACGGCAGCTGATCTTTTAAGTTACCGCTTGAAAAAAAGAATTTCGGCGGTGAGTTTATACAATTCCGGACAAGAAATCGAACAGGATATCAAGACTCGTGAATCGGCCAAGGGTGGAGATATTAAACGGAGTATTGATAATTATCTCGCTAAGAAGAATGGTCTGTGTTTAGAGGATGACTTGCCTTCTAACGATTTTAAGTTTTGCACAGATAGCAACTATAGCGATTTTTTAAATAATCTTTTGAGTTCTGCCAGAGAAAAAAGAATTGAGCAGGACCTGACCAGTAATTGTTTCGGAAGCGATATCAAGAGTGCCTTTCCTGGTGTCGATGTTAATTTTATCCGCAATCACACCAACCGTTTTGGGGCAAAAAAATTAGTCGAAGCCTTATACGACAATCAATGTAAAGAGCTGAGCTTCAAAGGCTACCGCGCTGAAGTTGTCAGTCAGTATACCTCGCGCTACTCAGCAGATGTACTGATGAAAACTATTGATGATCAAATTTCAAAAGGTGAGATCATCGGTGTGGGCTATGACTATAACAAAGTTAATGGTGAAAATGGTGCCGGAGACCACGGCTCAATCGTGGTAGGAAGAAGAACAAATCCCGAGACAGGCGCCTGCGAATATCTTCTGCGTAATAGTTGGGGGAAAAATTGCGATCAAAATGAAGGAGAAGGTTTGAGTTGCCATAAAAATTGTGACAGCGAAGGCTGTCGTTACAGTGGCCATTTTTGGGTGTCTGATTCTAAGCTTAAGCAATCTATTCTCGGAGTGACATACTTAAAATGA
- a CDS encoding TraR/DksA family transcriptional regulator produces the protein MKRENAYLSDKQIAILKDKLLSEKERIANKKLEQESYQLDRNELSDPLDEASVNTQTSHDIRFINRENFYLKKINKSLDAMNRGTYGLCEECDAEIGFERLNARLTAELCIACKEEAEMAENNNFFDKKSKSLGRALHDTTR, from the coding sequence ATGAAAAGAGAGAATGCTTATCTGTCAGACAAACAAATTGCTATTTTAAAAGATAAACTATTATCGGAAAAAGAACGCATCGCGAATAAGAAACTTGAGCAAGAATCATATCAGCTTGATAGAAACGAGCTGTCTGATCCTCTTGATGAAGCAAGTGTTAACACACAAACTTCTCACGACATTCGTTTCATTAACCGCGAAAACTTCTACCTAAAGAAGATCAATAAATCTCTGGATGCTATGAACCGCGGGACTTACGGTCTATGCGAAGAGTGTGATGCTGAGATTGGATTTGAAAGATTAAATGCTCGCCTTACAGCTGAACTTTGTATCGCTTGTAAAGAAGAAGCAGAAATGGCAGAAAACAACAATTTCTTCGACAAAAAATCGAAATCTCTTGGGCGTGCTCTTCACGACACTACAAGATAA
- the tgt gene encoding tRNA guanosine(34) transglycosylase Tgt, whose product MSADKPRIQDQVKEHFKFKLEHVDKHSKARAGVITTPHGDIPTPVFMPVGTHGAIKALQPQVLEDMDTKIILSNTYHLHLTPGSDLVKKAGGLHKFMNWPRPILTDSGGFQVFSLQKKSIKEEGAEFKDQKGQKILLSPETSITIQQNLGSDIMMAFDECIPYPATREYTKNSMDRTHRWLDRCIETWNNPKQALFGIIQGSTYNDLRKECVDELVKRDLPGYAIGGVSVGEGAEWMEKIVSFTAPLMPVDKPRYAMGIGNPEDLIMLWENGIDMSDCIIPTKFARGGTLFTSRGKIRIRHRNYRRDFYPIDHSCSCYTCKNFSRAYIKHLFDSNEILGQVLATTHNIAYYKSLAEGARKAILEDRFLDFKKEFFANYKKDDSKDDDMGGED is encoded by the coding sequence ATGAGTGCTGATAAACCAAGAATTCAAGACCAAGTCAAAGAACACTTCAAATTCAAACTAGAGCACGTCGATAAACACTCAAAGGCCCGCGCCGGTGTAATCACGACTCCACACGGAGACATCCCAACTCCCGTTTTCATGCCCGTAGGAACTCACGGAGCGATTAAAGCGCTTCAGCCGCAAGTTCTCGAAGACATGGACACAAAAATTATTCTCTCAAACACTTACCACCTTCACTTAACTCCAGGTTCAGACCTGGTGAAAAAAGCTGGTGGACTTCATAAGTTTATGAACTGGCCTCGCCCAATACTCACGGACTCGGGAGGATTCCAGGTTTTCTCTCTTCAAAAGAAATCAATTAAAGAAGAAGGCGCAGAATTTAAAGACCAAAAAGGACAAAAAATTCTTCTTTCTCCTGAGACATCAATCACGATTCAACAGAACCTTGGTTCTGACATCATGATGGCCTTCGACGAATGTATTCCTTATCCAGCAACTCGCGAGTACACAAAAAACTCAATGGATAGAACTCACCGTTGGCTTGATCGTTGTATTGAAACTTGGAACAATCCAAAGCAAGCGCTTTTTGGAATCATCCAAGGATCAACTTACAATGACCTTCGTAAAGAGTGTGTTGACGAACTAGTTAAACGCGACCTTCCTGGATACGCCATCGGTGGTGTATCAGTTGGTGAAGGTGCCGAGTGGATGGAAAAGATCGTAAGCTTCACAGCTCCTCTTATGCCAGTTGATAAACCTCGCTACGCTATGGGTATCGGTAACCCGGAAGATTTAATCATGTTATGGGAAAACGGAATTGATATGAGTGACTGTATCATTCCTACTAAGTTTGCCCGTGGAGGAACTCTGTTTACTTCTCGTGGGAAGATCAGAATCCGTCACAGAAACTACCGCCGTGACTTTTATCCAATTGACCATAGCTGTTCTTGTTACACTTGTAAGAATTTCTCTCGTGCTTATATTAAGCACCTTTTTGATTCAAACGAGATCTTAGGGCAGGTTCTAGCAACGACTCACAATATTGCTTATTACAAGTCGCTTGCTGAGGGTGCTCGAAAAGCGATCCTCGAAGACCGTTTCCTGGATTTCAAAAAAGAGTTCTTCGCTAACTACAAAAAAGACGATTCAAAAGATGATGATATGGGTGGAGAGGATTAG
- a CDS encoding FHA domain-containing protein, with translation MTQEKNQFRLDVRLDNKPPMKIDVVDTITVGLDPRCDLVLSGAKIKNRHLEFIAKGENLALVYLGNTNQTFLNSLPLEEGKTYLLEIDDRIQLSGAEIIVRSEVVLVHASQRVKPIVFNSLEDLTPESIPEKIVYADNPTGSMRREVHVRPNVIDSIEGHSVINLWVVKLSSLVFDFFITYLVLAILLPIIFAQDYAMVIIDYLAAVIFPLKTHSFFKFFIAWYLLSFAQTLVLGTTIGQFLLGLRHKGENKFGKLIFFRLKTFLFSLFLIPAQNSLSQNYFFKGVRKVGVFIVLLFIIFSPFFLPSPYNLPITPMADEVSTHKELRTRSIFSFSKDLQVNLNAELSPRYMLLPYIGEESKKRAFQLFDLKTNTSVVVKEVRDFLYNDLDDQMEYANPLYKTFHRLPFSELTTREKKEMIGVALMSSPGQVKSLFLNFGPFFGSATLIKARLMEGISTNEATLKFYAPQSPMFFIGSTGIDYYYVFTPMGIKCFSIDSPNKGALSAIFEEQIWSKLLSESENTVVLNRQAVDLLLAQDSFLHGDEQTFLTYYVGVANNLSNARIVHAEMDLTDRAKRAVIKNIDAVMKSVTNKNVHKSFADIKNQLTPMENPGDK, from the coding sequence ATGACCCAAGAAAAAAACCAATTCCGCCTCGATGTCCGCCTAGATAATAAGCCTCCGATGAAAATCGATGTCGTCGACACCATCACCGTAGGCCTTGACCCTCGTTGCGATTTGGTTTTATCTGGAGCAAAAATTAAGAATCGCCACCTGGAATTTATTGCGAAAGGGGAAAATCTTGCACTCGTTTATCTGGGAAATACGAACCAGACTTTTTTAAACTCCCTTCCTCTCGAGGAAGGCAAAACTTATTTACTAGAAATTGATGACCGCATTCAACTTTCAGGTGCTGAAATTATTGTCCGCTCTGAAGTCGTTCTCGTTCATGCAAGCCAGAGAGTGAAGCCCATTGTCTTTAATTCTCTCGAGGATCTTACTCCTGAGTCTATTCCAGAAAAGATCGTCTACGCCGACAACCCGACGGGCTCAATGAGACGAGAAGTGCACGTCAGACCAAATGTCATCGACAGCATTGAAGGCCACTCCGTCATTAACTTATGGGTCGTCAAACTCTCTTCTCTTGTTTTTGATTTTTTTATCACTTATCTGGTGCTGGCGATTTTACTTCCCATCATCTTTGCCCAAGACTACGCCATGGTGATTATCGATTATCTTGCCGCTGTCATCTTCCCTCTTAAGACCCATTCATTTTTTAAATTTTTCATTGCCTGGTACTTATTAAGTTTTGCCCAGACATTAGTGCTTGGAACAACTATCGGCCAGTTCCTACTTGGTCTTCGCCATAAAGGCGAAAACAAATTCGGCAAATTGATTTTCTTTCGCTTAAAAACATTTTTATTTTCTCTCTTTCTTATTCCAGCACAAAACTCACTAAGCCAGAATTATTTTTTTAAGGGAGTGAGAAAAGTTGGGGTTTTCATTGTCCTACTTTTTATTATCTTCTCTCCTTTTTTCCTCCCTTCCCCTTACAACCTACCGATTACTCCCATGGCCGATGAGGTGAGCACGCACAAAGAATTGCGCACTAGAAGTATTTTTAGTTTCTCTAAGGACCTGCAAGTCAATCTCAACGCTGAACTCTCTCCCCGCTACATGCTTCTTCCTTACATTGGAGAAGAATCGAAAAAAAGGGCCTTCCAGCTTTTTGATCTAAAGACCAACACCAGCGTGGTGGTTAAAGAAGTAAGAGACTTTCTCTACAACGACCTCGATGATCAAATGGAGTACGCCAACCCACTTTATAAAACATTTCACCGCCTCCCTTTTAGTGAACTCACAACGAGAGAAAAAAAGGAAATGATTGGAGTGGCCTTAATGTCTTCACCGGGCCAGGTAAAATCATTATTCTTAAACTTCGGTCCCTTCTTTGGAAGTGCCACTCTCATCAAGGCCCGCTTGATGGAAGGAATCAGCACCAATGAGGCCACACTTAAATTCTATGCCCCGCAATCCCCAATGTTTTTTATTGGCAGCACTGGCATCGACTACTATTACGTCTTCACGCCAATGGGGATCAAGTGCTTTAGCATCGATTCACCTAATAAAGGCGCTTTATCCGCCATTTTTGAGGAACAGATCTGGAGCAAGCTTCTTTCTGAATCAGAAAACACCGTAGTCTTAAACCGCCAAGCAGTGGATCTCCTTTTGGCCCAAGACTCTTTTTTACACGGTGACGAACAAACCTTTTTGACTTATTACGTCGGAGTTGCTAATAACCTCTCTAACGCAAGGATAGTACACGCAGAAATGGACCTGACCGACAGAGCGAAACGAGCTGTCATCAAGAATATCGATGCCGTCATGAAATCTGTGACCAACAAAAACGTTCACAAGTCCTTCGCCGACATTAAAAACCAACTCACACCAATGGAAAATCCTGGAGACAAATGA
- a CDS encoding DEAD/DEAH box helicase, whose translation MSFEKILSHPTVLAFTTENKLKEPTRIQSLVIPDFIKGKSVNVIAKTGSGKTLCFALPICELLKTAEEDGMVGDPKETKGKPRAVILAPTRELALQLQKVFKSVSHHVKLRVRMLAGGEAAKANHLLSRDNIDILIATPGRLSNALKRKELNLKETNYLIMDEADQLLEMGFRRDLENIYKSCDDTLVHVGLFSATHSSSLDEFCRTIFSEIDFASYNSEDKNKLTQSVRTFNIYLKDDEKLKMTEAFLKNQAQGRGIIFVNKHDTVNSLYSQLPEKFPKMKFHALHGEMEAKARKKAYDQFLKEGGVLISTDITARGMDIDDLVWVMNFDLPFEAVYYIHRCGRVGRRQAEGFAYNLVTPKDMNIITRINEAIKNQSAIRLTAFDEKKFSAVKAIKAKAVETKLDKKKKQLDELKKKVFTKKKPGEKRHAKTVKNANTPRYKRTGKPAAKKTTRSSR comes from the coding sequence ATGAGTTTCGAAAAAATCCTTTCACATCCTACAGTCCTTGCTTTTACCACTGAAAATAAACTTAAAGAGCCTACGCGCATTCAATCTTTAGTTATTCCTGATTTCATCAAGGGCAAATCAGTTAACGTTATCGCTAAAACTGGTTCAGGAAAAACTCTGTGTTTTGCTCTTCCGATTTGTGAGCTTTTAAAAACGGCCGAAGAAGATGGAATGGTCGGGGACCCGAAAGAAACAAAAGGGAAACCTCGCGCTGTTATCTTGGCTCCAACAAGAGAGCTTGCTCTTCAGTTGCAGAAAGTTTTTAAATCAGTCTCTCACCATGTTAAGCTTCGTGTGCGTATGCTGGCCGGTGGGGAAGCTGCTAAAGCAAACCATCTTCTTTCACGCGACAACATCGATATTTTAATCGCGACTCCAGGGCGCTTAAGTAACGCTCTTAAAAGAAAAGAACTAAACCTTAAAGAAACAAACTACCTGATCATGGACGAAGCAGACCAGCTTTTAGAAATGGGCTTTCGTCGCGACCTGGAAAATATCTACAAGTCTTGTGATGACACTTTAGTGCACGTGGGGCTTTTTAGTGCGACTCACTCATCAAGCCTTGATGAATTCTGCCGTACAATCTTTTCAGAGATTGATTTTGCTAGCTACAACAGCGAGGACAAAAACAAACTGACTCAGTCAGTGCGCACATTTAATATTTACCTAAAAGACGATGAAAAACTGAAAATGACTGAAGCCTTTTTAAAGAATCAGGCCCAAGGTCGCGGGATTATCTTCGTTAACAAGCACGATACGGTCAACTCGCTTTACTCTCAGCTACCGGAAAAATTCCCAAAGATGAAGTTTCATGCTCTCCATGGGGAAATGGAAGCGAAGGCGAGGAAAAAAGCTTACGATCAATTCTTGAAAGAGGGTGGAGTGCTGATTTCAACAGACATCACTGCCCGCGGAATGGATATTGATGACCTGGTATGGGTTATGAACTTCGATCTTCCATTTGAAGCTGTGTACTACATTCACCGTTGCGGTCGCGTAGGAAGAAGACAGGCCGAAGGTTTTGCTTACAACCTGGTGACGCCAAAAGATATGAACATCATCACGCGTATTAACGAAGCGATTAAAAACCAATCGGCGATTCGTTTAACGGCCTTTGATGAGAAAAAATTCTCTGCGGTTAAAGCGATTAAGGCAAAAGCTGTTGAGACGAAGCTTGATAAAAAGAAAAAGCAGCTTGATGAGCTTAAAAAGAAAGTTTTCACTAAGAAAAAACCAGGTGAAAAACGCCACGCTAAGACTGTTAAGAATGCCAACACTCCTCGCTATAAGCGCACGGGGAAACCTGCGGCGAAAAAAACGACGAGATCATCAAGATAA
- a CDS encoding DUF4266 domain-containing protein: protein MRVLIILSLLSALTSCANVDQIDRGLLAKRIMQLDPHPEETVFQDEVRAFREGAIGGGKAVGGGCGCN from the coding sequence ATGCGCGTGCTTATCATCTTGTCATTGCTGAGTGCTCTGACGTCTTGTGCGAACGTCGATCAGATAGATCGCGGTTTGCTTGCTAAAAGAATTATGCAACTTGATCCTCATCCAGAAGAGACAGTCTTTCAGGACGAAGTAAGGGCCTTTAGAGAAGGGGCCATCGGTGGAGGAAAAGCAGTAGGAGGTGGTTGTGGGTGCAACTAA